A single Musa acuminata AAA Group cultivar baxijiao chromosome BXJ2-1, Cavendish_Baxijiao_AAA, whole genome shotgun sequence DNA region contains:
- the LOC103995415 gene encoding protein ENDOSPERM DEFECTIVE 1-like: protein MESDRRSSTIPPPTPSSAAANAPAPTPLATDRRPRRSRVKQVGSRYLSPSHSSSSERQLLAASNGFPPPSSLSLLPQKHRQQKPHTPEETDENQPLASIRRSLETPLPFSAQSKPPGTLKKRAVVRLFADNSRNDVAEQPPRLAESSRRPRPGTPMARPVVVNNTGVPRTNPRPPTPTRVSLFPPEGHGRAYGSGDYRWEETSSENSFSDPETCTVSSQGGLYYSPPLLPPASCRPRSSAEILSSMREADPLPTLSARPAAVDACSGWQGAAEDPTFRASTTSLCFRSLSSAISCRQQQHVLNLSRSVSRPLFSSRPPQPPCAKPGAEVKKGRKAVGWQEDAHVLRLLDNHYIQWRFVNARAPRAVEPRRVAAEKSLYGLSVRIAKLQSSVTEKRIRLEQIKRRESLLSIIHHQMLHLDEWTILEDEHSRSVLGATKALQDASLRLPVTGNARVDMRELKEVLDSALLMVDSLTPCVARFLPKAEDIDDAASDLASVISTQRALIEECRNLLSQAHDLQVKECCLRTQLIQAKQSNT, encoded by the exons ATGGAATCCGATCGCCGTTCCTCGACCATCCCACCTCCTACGCCATCGTCGGCGGCGGCAAATGCACCGGCCCCCACCCCTCTGGCCACCGACAGGAGGCCCCGACGCTCTCGTGTAAAGCAGGTCGGCTCTCGCTACTTGTCCCCCTCCCATTCCTCTTCTTCCgaacgacaactcctcgccgcctcGAACGGATTCCCCCCTCCCTCGTCCCTGTCACTCCTTCCCCAGAAGCACCGGCAGCAGAAGCCCCATACACCCGAGGAGACCGACGAGAACCAGCCCCTGGCATCCATCAGGCGCAGCTTGGAGACCCCCCTCCCCTTCTCCGCCCAAAGCAAACCTCCCGGTACTCTCAAGAAGAGAGCCGTCGTCCGATTATTCGCCGACAACAGCCGTAATGACGTAGCAGAGCAGCCGCCGCGGCTTGCTGAATCGAGTCGGAGGCCGAGGCCGGGAACCCCGATGGCGCGCCCTGTTGTTGTGAATAACACCGGCGTTCCGAGGACGAACCCTCGGCCGCCCACCCCCACCCGGGTGAGCCTCTTTCCTCCCGAGGGCCACGGCCGTGCTTATGGAAGCGGCGACTACAGGTGGGAAGAAACCTCCTCGGAGAATTCTTTTTCTGATCCGGAGACTTGCACCGTCAGCAGTCAGGGCGGCCTCTACTACAGTCCGCCCCTCCTCCCCCCTGCGTCTTGCAGACCGAGGTCGAGCGCCGAGATCCTGTCCTCCATGCGGGAGGCCGATCCCTTGCCAACCTTGTCGGCCAGACCTGCTGCAGTAGATGCGTGTTCCGGCTGGCAAGGCGCCGCCGAGGACCCTACGTTTAGAGCATCAACCACCTCGCTTTGCTTCCGCTCTCTGAGCTCGGCTATCTCCTGTCGTCAACAGCAGCATGTGCTCAATCTGAGCAGGTCCGTCAGTAGGCCCCTCTTCTCGTCGAGGCCGCCGCAACCACCTTGTGCTAAGCCAGGCGCAGAGGTGAAGAAAGGGAGGAAGGCGGTGGGCTGGCAGGAGGATGCCCATGTACTTAGGCTACTCGACAACCATTACATTCAGTGGAGATTTGTCAATGCGAGAGCACCGAGGGCAGTGGAACCTCGGAGGGTTGCTGCTGAG AAATCACTGTACGGGCTCTCGGTGAGGATTGCAAAGCTTCAAAGCTCTGTTACAGAGAAGAGAATTCGGCTTGAACAGATTAAAAGAAGAGAGAGTTTATTGTCCATCATCCATCATCAA ATGCTGCATTTGGATGAGTGGACCATTCTTGAAGACGAACATTCAAGATCTGTTTTAGGGGCAACGAAGGCTCTTCAAGATGCTTCACTTCGACTTCCAGTCACTGGGAATGCGAGG GTAGATATGAGAGAACTCAAGGAAGTTCTGGACTCTGCATTACTTATGGTGGACTCATTGACTCCATGTGTTGCGAGATTTCTACCAAAG GCTGAAGATATTGATGATGCAGCCTCAGATCTGGCCAGTGTAATCAGTACTCAGAGAGCTCTGATCGAGGAATGTCGAAATCTTTTGTCGCAAGCACATGACTTGCAG GTGAAGGAATGCTGCTTGAGAACCCAACTCATTCAAGCGAAGCAGAGCAACACATAG